The Solibacillus daqui genome has a segment encoding these proteins:
- a CDS encoding rhodanese-like domain-containing protein, whose protein sequence is MKKRVLKELVMEQWITWIALVLIIVMIFRFMPKKGVKYITTKELQPLLEKDDIVFVDVRSANEYKEAHIPKFINRPLGTYLGDLPKDKPIIVICQSGVRSNKACKELVRLGYTDVTNVRRGMNGLKAA, encoded by the coding sequence ATGAAGAAAAGAGTTTTAAAGGAGTTAGTTATGGAACAATGGATTACATGGATTGCACTTGTTTTAATCATAGTCATGATTTTTCGCTTTATGCCGAAAAAAGGCGTGAAGTATATTACAACGAAGGAATTACAGCCGCTGCTTGAAAAAGATGACATCGTTTTTGTTGATGTGCGTTCTGCCAATGAATATAAAGAAGCACACATACCGAAGTTTATTAATCGACCGCTTGGCACGTATTTAGGTGATTTACCGAAGGACAAACCAATCATTGTGATTTGTCAGAGTGGGGTACGTAGTAATAAGGCGTGTAAGGAACTTGTTAGGCTTGGTTATACCGATGTGACGAATGTACGTCGTGGGATGAACGGGTTAAAGGCAGCGTGA